The Silvibacterium dinghuense DNA window TCCCTGGCCGTTACCCTCCGCACATTGGAGCATGACCCAGCGATGGAACGACCTGCTCTTCGCGCACTGGCCCGTGCCGGCCTCGCAGATCGCGCCGCTTATCCCCTCCGGCCTCACCATCGATACCTTTGACGGCTCCGCGTGGATCGGCGTCGTTCCCTTCTGGATGGACCAGATCCGCCTCCGCGGACTACCCGCCATTCCCGGGCTCAATCGCTTTCCCGAGCTCAACCTGCGCACCTATGTCCGCGAGCCGCACACCAACCTCGGCGGCGTTTATTTCTTCTCGCTCGATGCCGCCAACCCGATCGCCGTCACCATGGCCCGGACCTTCTACCGCCTGCCCTATCACTGGGCGAAGATGAAGATCGAGCATTGCGATAACCGCGAATTCCTCTACTCGAGCGAGCGCCGCTTTGCTTCCGGCCATTCGCCGGCCCGTGCCCGTTTCCGCGCCCGGTATCGCTCTCTCGGGCAGGCCTCCGACAAGCAGGGCCTCGAGCAGTTCCTCACCGAGCGCTACGCCCTCTACACTGCCGGCACAGGCAAGCCCGGCGAGCAGGATGCCATCTTCAAGGGCAACATCCATCATTTGCCCTGGCCGCTCGAACGCGCCGAGGCGGAATTCGAGATCAACGAGCTACCCGCCGCCCACGGCATCAAGCTCCCGGACATCCCTCCGGTGCTCCATTACAGCCGCGAGCTCTTCGTCTATGTGTGGGCGCTCGACCCGCTGCCCACGCTCGTGCCCAATCCGGCT harbors:
- a CDS encoding YqjF family protein; translation: MNRVQIPVLQQQLFSPAPGLSFSKQSPLPPSNMRDILSETGHRPWPLPSAHWSMTQRWNDLLFAHWPVPASQIAPLIPSGLTIDTFDGSAWIGVVPFWMDQIRLRGLPAIPGLNRFPELNLRTYVREPHTNLGGVYFFSLDAANPIAVTMARTFYRLPYHWAKMKIEHCDNREFLYSSERRFASGHSPARARFRARYRSLGQASDKQGLEQFLTERYALYTAGTGKPGEQDAIFKGNIHHLPWPLERAEAEFEINELPAAHGIKLPDIPPVLHYSRELFVYVWALDPLPTLVPNPAATPVPAPKPL